A single Inediibacterium massiliense DNA region contains:
- a CDS encoding PadR family transcriptional regulator: MDREIKKGITDILVLSLIAPKDMYGYEIAKNIKEKSENLYEMGEGTLYPALKRLENKKFLQSYWGESEGGGRRKYYKITDEGQKELNRKMEDWKKVDYFVRKCYEGV, from the coding sequence ATGGATCGAGAAATAAAAAAGGGTATAACAGATATATTGGTACTATCGCTGATTGCTCCCAAGGATATGTATGGATATGAAATTGCCAAGAACATAAAAGAAAAAAGTGAAAATTTGTATGAAATGGGAGAAGGAACATTATATCCTGCCCTTAAAAGGCTTGAAAATAAGAAGTTCTTACAATCTTATTGGGGAGAATCAGAAGGAGGAGGTAGAAGAAAATACTATAAAATCACAGATGAAGGCCAAAAAGAATTAAATAGAAAGATGGAAGACTGGAAAAAAGTAGATTACTTTGTTAGAAAGTGTTACGAGGGGGTATAA
- a CDS encoding DUF4179 domain-containing protein produces MNYDSDEKIIKDALSTIHTPKYNMAMEVEKKINNPKTYINFKRAIPLVVCLCLIFSVGVMAETIPSFQKLLSIVSTDIGLLLQPVKKISEDQGIKMEVLGAMNDDEMAVVYFTMQDLTGNRIDKTLDIYEYSLNGANMFNCQIINYDEVTKTAILRMQANGGEKLNGKKVSFRIGSFLSDKKTFDKRIDISDIKIANSSQKIPLDMSHISGGGGTLYKEFKQKGSINVLKTDQMNIAIPKIDFVHISNIGYIDGKLHIQTKCIGDGIDDHGYMYFADSLGNQIDMKSANIHFGTDPEGNTKYGSDYIEYIFDMGDIEVDKLKLMGYFVSNGNYVEGNWETTFKIQSVGETKEKDCNIQLDNGRINRICLSPMGITLLGRGESEDVDDITVSAKMTDGSIQTFDSMMSYSEDEEIKLKFVSFLPLDISKVQYIMINDTIIN; encoded by the coding sequence ATGAATTATGATTCTGATGAAAAAATCATAAAAGATGCTCTTAGTACTATTCATACACCTAAATATAATATGGCTATGGAAGTAGAAAAGAAAATAAATAATCCGAAAACTTACATAAACTTTAAAAGAGCGATTCCTTTAGTAGTTTGTTTATGCTTGATTTTTTCTGTGGGTGTTATGGCAGAGACAATTCCATCTTTTCAAAAACTTTTATCTATTGTAAGTACGGATATAGGATTATTACTTCAACCAGTGAAAAAAATTAGTGAAGATCAAGGAATAAAAATGGAAGTATTAGGAGCTATGAATGATGATGAAATGGCAGTCGTTTATTTTACAATGCAGGATCTCACAGGAAATCGAATAGATAAAACATTAGATATTTATGAGTACTCACTAAATGGAGCCAATATGTTTAATTGTCAAATCATTAACTATGATGAAGTTACAAAAACAGCTATTTTACGTATGCAAGCAAATGGTGGAGAAAAGCTAAATGGGAAGAAGGTAAGCTTTCGTATAGGTTCATTCCTTAGCGATAAAAAAACATTTGATAAAAGAATTGATATTTCTGATATAAAAATAGCAAATTCATCACAAAAGATACCTCTGGATATGAGTCATATTTCAGGGGGAGGAGGGACTTTATATAAAGAGTTTAAACAAAAAGGATCTATAAATGTTTTAAAGACAGATCAAATGAATATTGCTATTCCTAAAATAGATTTTGTGCATATTTCTAATATAGGATATATTGATGGAAAACTTCATATTCAAACCAAGTGTATAGGAGATGGAATAGATGATCATGGATATATGTATTTTGCAGATTCTTTAGGAAATCAGATAGATATGAAATCAGCTAATATTCATTTTGGAACAGATCCAGAAGGAAATACTAAATATGGTAGTGATTATATAGAATATATTTTTGATATGGGAGATATAGAAGTTGACAAATTAAAGCTTATGGGGTATTTTGTTTCAAATGGAAATTATGTAGAAGGAAACTGGGAAACTACATTTAAAATTCAGTCTGTAGGAGAAACAAAGGAAAAAGATTGTAATATTCAATTGGATAATGGGAGGATCAATCGTATTTGTCTATCACCCATGGGAATTACTTTATTAGGGAGAGGTGAAAGTGAAGATGTAGATGATATTACTGTTTCTGCAAAAATGACAGACGGTAGTATTCAAACCTTTGATTCAATGATGAGTTATAGTGAAGATGAAGAAATAAAACTTAAATTTGTATCTTTTTTGCCACTTGATATTTCTAAGGTTCAATATATAATGATCAATGATACTATTATAAATTAA
- a CDS encoding four-helix bundle copper-binding protein yields MSENFVYNNLHSPCSPLLMTVQNCEANYEHMTTFLKCKKDVQSRVIQLQLLRDCADICTLMAKYLARNSVFSKCLANLCAYICEVCGTECSKFPDPESQHCAQICFHCARECRAFAMMA; encoded by the coding sequence ATGTCTGAAAACTTTGTATATAACAATCTTCATTCTCCCTGCTCACCTTTATTAATGACTGTGCAGAATTGTGAAGCAAATTATGAACATATGACCACCTTCTTAAAATGTAAAAAAGATGTTCAATCAAGAGTGATTCAGCTTCAATTATTACGTGATTGCGCAGATATTTGTACTTTAATGGCAAAATATCTTGCACGTAATAGTGTATTTTCAAAATGTCTTGCTAATTTATGTGCATACATTTGTGAAGTTTGTGGAACAGAATGTTCAAAATTTCCTGACCCTGAATCACAACATTGTGCGCAAATATGTTTTCATTGTGCAAGAGAATGTCGAGCTTTTGCAATGATGGCATAA
- a CDS encoding chloride channel protein, which produces MKVILKKDLEESYVLLISMVKWLILSVCIGLIVGLATSLFIKLVDMSTSFSYGFQYYYLLIPFGLFLSSFIILKLAPDAKGHGTEKAIQAINQKSGKMNVKIAPVKLLTTIITLVFGGSVGLEGPSTQIGASIASKISDLFKLQDIDRKILAICGVASGFVGVFGAPVGAAVFASEVLYIGSFNYVSLFSSLISAFISFSVGRFLGTKPLVTYFFDISPFSNSIIITRMIVFGLLIGVCSAIFIRIVNLIEKLFEKIHIYPPAKGFIGGVIIILIVVITGTTDYLGIGGEIIHQAVMGEHVRNTDFVWKTITTATTLGSGGSGGILTPMLYVGATLGNIWANIIQGSSTFYAAVGMVAFMATCSNTPLAGIIMCMELFGSQVGMYASIVCVIGYIIVGHKSIYPTQILMKSKDPSLFMDTNCEIWQMENKINNRTINKNFSK; this is translated from the coding sequence ATGAAAGTTATATTAAAAAAAGATTTAGAAGAAAGTTATGTTTTGCTAATAAGTATGGTCAAGTGGCTTATATTGTCTGTATGTATTGGCTTGATCGTAGGTTTAGCTACATCGTTGTTTATTAAGTTAGTAGATATGAGTACGAGCTTTTCTTATGGATTTCAATATTATTATTTATTGATACCTTTTGGATTATTTTTGAGTAGTTTTATAATATTAAAATTAGCTCCAGATGCTAAAGGACATGGAACAGAAAAAGCAATACAAGCAATTAATCAAAAAAGTGGAAAAATGAATGTAAAAATAGCTCCAGTAAAATTATTAACTACAATTATAACATTAGTTTTTGGAGGTTCAGTTGGATTAGAAGGTCCATCCACACAAATTGGAGCAAGTATAGCTTCAAAAATATCAGATTTGTTTAAACTACAAGACATAGATAGAAAAATATTGGCAATATGTGGAGTAGCTTCAGGATTTGTTGGAGTTTTTGGTGCTCCTGTAGGAGCAGCAGTTTTTGCTTCGGAAGTATTGTATATTGGTTCGTTTAATTATGTATCATTATTTTCATCTTTAATATCAGCTTTTATAAGTTTTTCGGTAGGAAGATTTTTAGGAACAAAACCTTTAGTGACTTATTTTTTCGATATAAGTCCTTTTAGTAATAGCATAATTATTACTAGAATGATAGTATTTGGATTACTTATAGGGGTTTGTTCTGCTATATTTATAAGAATTGTAAATCTTATAGAGAAATTATTTGAGAAAATTCATATCTATCCTCCAGCTAAAGGGTTCATAGGAGGGGTGATTATTATATTGATTGTAGTAATAACAGGAACTACAGATTATCTAGGTATAGGCGGAGAGATTATACATCAAGCTGTTATGGGAGAACATGTAAGAAATACGGATTTTGTATGGAAGACAATTACTACAGCTACTACATTAGGTTCAGGGGGAAGTGGAGGAATTCTTACACCAATGCTTTATGTAGGGGCTACATTGGGGAATATATGGGCAAATATAATTCAAGGAAGTTCGACTTTTTATGCTGCAGTAGGTATGGTGGCATTCATGGCAACTTGTTCAAATACACCTTTAGCAGGAATTATTATGTGTATGGAACTTTTTGGGTCACAAGTTGGAATGTATGCTTCTATAGTATGCGTAATAGGCTATATCATTGTTGGACATAAAAGTATTTATCCAACACAAATATTGATGAAAAGTAAAGATCCTTCACTATTTATGGATACGAATTGTGAAATATGGCAAATGGAAAATAAAATAAATAATCGTACTATTAATAAAAATTTTAGTAAATAA
- a CDS encoding VanZ family protein: MENFEKYIEHLLEKLECTKSEKEDLQSELLDHLNLLKKEYMQKGYSEQNAIDMAINDFGDLQIISEELKNTVKPYNKFSRRFFCVCFFMYSLMAWFYLLNPFRSVARYIHHREEEGLMLPKDALANTIPFKTITMYIINFNHYNFDIWFNNIFGNMIVFMPFGFLLPFVINKGNSLGQNIKISFLVSSCIEVLQFIFRLGICDIDDIILNIIGSTIGFFLYKLFIKGLKIINKEKILG, translated from the coding sequence ATGGAAAATTTTGAAAAATACATAGAACATCTATTAGAAAAATTAGAATGTACAAAATCCGAAAAAGAAGATTTACAATCAGAACTACTAGATCATTTAAATCTTTTAAAAAAAGAATACATGCAAAAAGGATATAGTGAGCAAAATGCTATAGATATGGCAATAAATGACTTTGGAGATTTACAAATTATTAGTGAAGAATTAAAGAATACAGTAAAACCCTATAATAAGTTCTCTAGAAGATTCTTTTGTGTCTGCTTTTTCATGTATTCATTAATGGCTTGGTTTTATCTACTAAATCCTTTTAGATCCGTAGCTCGTTATATACATCATCGCGAGGAAGAAGGATTGATGTTGCCAAAAGATGCTCTAGCAAATACAATTCCATTTAAAACGATTACCATGTATATTATTAATTTTAACCATTATAATTTCGATATATGGTTTAATAATATTTTTGGAAATATGATTGTATTTATGCCTTTTGGATTTTTACTTCCTTTTGTTATCAATAAAGGAAATAGTCTAGGACAAAATATTAAGATATCTTTTTTAGTAAGCAGTTGTATAGAAGTATTACAGTTCATATTTAGATTAGGAATATGTGATATAGATGATATTATTCTAAATATAATCGGCTCTACAATAGGGTTTTTCCTATATAAACTATTTATAAAAGGGTTAAAAATAATAAATAAAGAAAAGATTTTAGGATAG
- a CDS encoding RNA polymerase sigma factor, whose translation MEKSNLDDTFDTGGEDELRCAIELYGYSILKYCHNILCDYFEAQDVVQITFIKAYKKRKSFKRGTSLSAWLYRIAYTTCMDFLRKKKLLFFMPQYKTNKNELYIEDDFIRDDLKAALLTLSPKDRALVFSRIIDQKSYKDLEDIYNTSSDTLRKRYERAKKKVAKVLKETNPYYKELEEIK comes from the coding sequence ATGGAAAAAAGTAATCTTGATGATACTTTTGATACAGGTGGTGAGGATGAGCTACGTTGTGCTATAGAGTTATATGGTTACTCCATTTTAAAATATTGTCACAACATACTTTGCGATTATTTTGAGGCTCAAGATGTTGTACAAATAACATTTATAAAAGCTTATAAAAAAAGGAAAAGCTTCAAAAGAGGAACATCTTTATCTGCATGGCTTTATCGTATTGCATATACTACTTGTATGGATTTTTTAAGAAAGAAAAAATTATTGTTTTTTATGCCACAATATAAAACAAATAAGAATGAATTATACATAGAAGATGATTTTATCAGAGATGATTTAAAAGCAGCACTCTTGACTTTATCTCCTAAAGATCGAGCGTTGGTATTTAGTCGGATTATAGATCAAAAAAGTTATAAAGATTTAGAAGATATTTACAATACTTCTTCTGATACATTAAGAAAAAGATATGAACGTGCAAAAAAGAAGGTAGCAAAGGTATTAAAAGAAACGAATCCATACTATAAAGAATTGGAGGAGATCAAATGA
- a CDS encoding glutathione ABC transporter substrate-binding protein encodes MRMKKMAVFLSFILILSLLTVGCSNNPSSGGNSEPNTPSDKKDVLVVGQGADAVSLDPHATNDQPSSRIAKQIYETLVTQDENMELQPALADSWESIDDLTFEFKLKKGVKFHNGEAFTANDVKFTLLRGLDSPHIGHIIGSIDPNGIQIIDDYTIRISTKEPFAPLLAHLAHTATAILNEKAVNEFGDDYGQHPIGTGPYKFDKWINGDKVELVRFEDYHGEAPAIQRVIFRNIPENTNRTIELETGGIDIAYEIPPTDVSRVEDNPDLILQRNMNLSTTYLGFNCNKEHFKDVRVRQAINYAVDMEAIVKSVYKGVGAPSKGPLGPNVWASNQKLKPYEFNVEKAKKLMTEAGYPDGFKTSIWTNDNQQRMDVAEIVQNQLKAINIDAEVKVVEWGAFLDGTTAGEHDMFILGWVTVTGDPDYGLYPLFHSSQHGAGGNRCFYSNSKVDELLDKGRTSVDPAVREKAYMEVQQIIRDEAPWVFTWLGEDLAGVRSNVKGFKQHPAGHHKVYTVNFE; translated from the coding sequence ATGAGAATGAAAAAAATGGCAGTATTTCTAAGTTTTATCCTTATTCTATCTCTATTAACAGTAGGATGTAGTAATAATCCATCATCTGGAGGTAATTCAGAACCAAATACTCCTTCAGACAAAAAAGATGTCCTGGTAGTAGGTCAAGGAGCAGATGCTGTTTCATTAGATCCTCATGCTACAAACGATCAACCCTCTTCAAGAATCGCTAAACAAATATATGAGACTCTTGTAACCCAAGATGAAAATATGGAATTACAACCAGCACTTGCTGATTCTTGGGAGTCCATTGATGATTTGACCTTTGAGTTTAAACTAAAGAAAGGAGTAAAGTTCCATAATGGTGAAGCCTTTACTGCAAATGATGTAAAATTTACTCTACTTAGAGGATTAGACTCTCCTCACATAGGCCACATTATCGGTTCTATAGATCCTAATGGTATCCAAATTATAGATGATTATACCATTAGAATATCAACCAAAGAACCTTTTGCCCCTTTACTTGCACACCTTGCTCATACAGCTACAGCCATATTAAATGAAAAAGCTGTCAATGAATTTGGAGATGACTACGGGCAACATCCTATAGGAACTGGTCCATACAAATTTGATAAATGGATAAACGGAGATAAAGTTGAACTTGTAAGATTTGAAGATTATCATGGCGAAGCACCTGCAATTCAAAGAGTAATTTTTAGAAATATTCCTGAAAATACGAATCGAACCATCGAGCTAGAAACAGGTGGGATTGATATCGCTTATGAAATTCCTCCTACAGATGTAAGTCGTGTGGAGGATAATCCTGACCTTATTCTTCAAAGAAATATGAATTTATCTACTACGTATCTTGGTTTTAATTGCAATAAGGAACATTTCAAAGACGTAAGAGTACGCCAAGCTATTAATTATGCTGTTGATATGGAAGCTATTGTAAAATCTGTTTATAAAGGTGTTGGAGCGCCTTCCAAAGGTCCTCTAGGCCCTAACGTTTGGGCATCTAATCAAAAACTTAAACCTTATGAATTCAATGTAGAAAAAGCGAAAAAATTAATGACTGAAGCAGGCTATCCAGATGGATTTAAAACAAGTATTTGGACAAATGACAATCAACAAAGAATGGATGTAGCTGAAATTGTTCAAAATCAACTCAAAGCAATCAATATAGATGCAGAAGTAAAAGTAGTAGAATGGGGAGCTTTCTTAGATGGAACAACTGCTGGAGAACATGATATGTTTATTCTTGGATGGGTTACTGTAACAGGAGACCCTGACTATGGTTTATACCCATTATTCCATTCTTCTCAACATGGCGCAGGGGGTAATAGATGTTTTTATTCTAACTCAAAAGTAGATGAATTACTAGATAAAGGAAGAACTTCTGTAGATCCAGCTGTAAGAGAAAAAGCTTATATGGAAGTACAACAAATTATCAGAGATGAAGCTCCTTGGGTGTTTACTTGGTTAGGAGAAGATTTAGCTGGAGTTAGATCTAATGTAAAAGGCTTTAAACAACATCCTGCAGGACATCACAAAGTATATACCGTTAACTTTGAATAA
- a CDS encoding response regulator transcription factor — MNKLLLVEDDEALALGIEFTLVDEGYQVLKASTLEEGKSLFENESFDLIILDVNLPDGNGYELCKYIRKTSNVPIIFLTALDEEVNVVLGFEIGGDDYITKPFRVKELISRIKAILRRNSKTAFVSNQLISGDIVVDTSMALTKKNNIEIHLTSQEYKLLLIFMSKPKILIKREEILKELLDGADVFFDENTLSVYIKRIREKLEDNPKDPKYIITQRGLGYKWNYEVTKEYKYEGIF; from the coding sequence ATGAATAAATTATTATTAGTGGAGGATGATGAAGCTTTAGCTTTAGGAATAGAGTTTACTTTAGTAGATGAAGGTTATCAAGTGCTAAAAGCTTCAACTTTAGAGGAAGGAAAAAGTTTATTTGAAAATGAAAGCTTTGACTTAATCATATTAGATGTAAATCTTCCAGATGGAAATGGGTATGAGCTTTGTAAATATATTCGAAAAACAAGTAATGTACCTATCATATTTTTGACTGCCCTAGATGAGGAGGTAAATGTAGTACTTGGATTTGAAATAGGAGGAGATGATTATATCACAAAGCCTTTTAGAGTAAAGGAACTGATATCTAGAATAAAAGCAATTTTAAGGAGAAACTCTAAAACAGCTTTTGTGAGTAATCAATTAATCAGTGGAGATATCGTAGTAGATACATCTATGGCCCTTACTAAGAAGAATAACATAGAGATTCATCTTACGTCACAGGAATACAAGCTTCTTTTAATATTTATGTCAAAACCTAAAATTTTAATAAAAAGAGAAGAAATCCTTAAGGAATTATTAGATGGTGCAGATGTTTTTTTTGATGAAAACACTCTTTCTGTGTATATAAAAAGAATAAGAGAAAAGCTAGAAGATAATCCTAAAGATCCTAAGTATATTATTACACAAAGGGGTTTAGGTTATAAATGGAACTATGAAGTGACAAAGGAGTATAAATATGAAGGAATATTTTAA
- a CDS encoding HAMP domain-containing sensor histidine kinase yields the protein MKEYFNNPEIKKSYIIFMMVMVIFLIANYITIQVSYENIRSDYIKVLGGMTAKLIEENPQLETKIVPLMTRESTKEEEERGKEILRQYGLNESLEVSLFPYIKDSFRNSMMNILLLGIILTGILFILNYIQYDYFYGNMRSFSMAAKKIVEGEYNLKVNETKEGDLSKLAQSFNAMGEVIRGNIFALKKEKNFLVELLSDISHQLKTPLSTMILYNDIMLSKDLTKEQEKTFLIHNRDQLNRMKWLILNLLKLAKIDANAIELEIKEQSLNKTIGEVIEILENKAIERNIKVDFISSKDIKLSHDRLWLQEAFVNVLKNGIEHAKEGSHVVIDVKDNKAYTKITIHNKGDIILEEDLVNIFKRFYKGTHSKKSDSIGIGLSLAKSIVEKHGGYIDVTSKIDEGTSFMITFFKF from the coding sequence ATGAAGGAATATTTTAACAATCCAGAGATTAAGAAAAGCTATATTATTTTTATGATGGTTATGGTGATATTTTTAATTGCTAATTATATAACGATACAAGTGAGTTATGAAAATATCAGAAGCGATTATATAAAGGTTTTAGGAGGAATGACAGCCAAGCTTATTGAAGAAAACCCACAGCTAGAAACTAAGATTGTTCCCCTTATGACAAGAGAATCAACTAAGGAGGAGGAAGAAAGAGGAAAGGAAATTTTAAGACAATATGGATTAAATGAAAGCTTAGAAGTGAGTTTGTTTCCATATATAAAAGATAGTTTTAGAAATAGTATGATGAATATATTGTTGTTAGGAATTATTTTAACAGGAATTCTTTTTATACTAAACTACATACAATATGATTATTTCTATGGCAATATGAGAAGTTTTAGCATGGCTGCTAAAAAGATAGTGGAGGGAGAGTACAATTTAAAAGTCAATGAAACAAAAGAAGGAGATTTATCTAAATTGGCACAATCTTTCAATGCCATGGGAGAAGTTATTAGGGGAAATATTTTTGCATTAAAAAAGGAAAAAAATTTTTTAGTAGAGCTTCTTTCAGATATTTCTCATCAGTTAAAAACTCCTCTTTCTACTATGATTTTATATAACGATATTATGCTGAGCAAAGATTTAACTAAGGAGCAAGAAAAGACCTTTTTAATCCATAATAGGGATCAATTAAATCGAATGAAATGGCTTATTTTAAATTTACTGAAACTTGCTAAAATAGATGCCAATGCCATTGAACTTGAAATTAAGGAACAAAGTTTAAATAAGACTATAGGGGAAGTAATAGAAATACTAGAAAATAAAGCTATAGAAAGAAATATAAAAGTAGATTTTATTTCAAGTAAAGATATAAAATTAAGTCATGATCGGTTATGGCTGCAAGAGGCTTTTGTGAATGTATTAAAAAATGGAATAGAACATGCTAAAGAAGGTAGTCATGTTGTAATAGATGTAAAGGATAATAAAGCTTATACAAAAATTACAATTCATAATAAGGGAGATATTATTTTAGAAGAAGATTTGGTTAATATTTTTAAAAGATTTTATAAAGGTACTCATTCTAAAAAAAGTGATTCTATCGGGATAGGATTGTCCTTAGCAAAGTCTATCGTTGAAAAACATGGAGGATATATTGATGTTACAAGTAAAATAGATGAAGGGACAAGCTTTATGATCACTTTTTTTAAGTTTTGA
- a CDS encoding GntR family transcriptional regulator translates to MNIIISNSNKDPIYLQIVSQIKNQIINGNLRENEMLPSIRGLAKELQISVITTKRAYEELEKEGLINTVSRKGTFVASQNKELLREARMRKIEEKLFEVVQESKFLGLTLEDIEEILEILFKEG, encoded by the coding sequence ATGAATATTATCATTTCTAATTCAAATAAGGACCCTATATATTTACAAATAGTGAGTCAAATAAAAAATCAAATTATAAATGGAAATTTAAGAGAAAATGAGATGCTACCTTCTATTAGAGGGCTTGCAAAGGAGCTACAAATTAGTGTTATTACAACAAAAAGAGCTTATGAGGAGCTAGAGAAAGAGGGATTGATCAATACAGTTTCTAGAAAGGGAACCTTTGTAGCTAGTCAAAATAAAGAACTATTAAGAGAGGCAAGAATGAGAAAAATAGAGGAAAAGCTTTTTGAAGTAGTGCAGGAGAGTAAATTTTTAGGACTTACACTAGAGGACATTGAGGAAATTCTTGAGATATTATTTAAGGAGGGGTAA
- a CDS encoding ABC-2 transporter permease has translation MYNLFVKDFYLIKKRVKFIIFYGFIMFFIFNAQGNHDHSMAYTAGICMVGYTMMMYTTAYDDKNNSEVLLNSLPISRSNIVLSRYLSIFIFAGVGVLSMMIAGFILKSFHLLHVSKMIEFEDLFGAIFALCFISFLYLPIYFKYGYIKAKMFNLILFAIAFGVPMLIGTLLKETQKPLWIDKGIQFLSNQTDFVVGLFFIMVIITLGIISFAFSIMIYKRREF, from the coding sequence ATGTATAATCTGTTTGTAAAGGATTTCTATCTTATAAAAAAACGTGTGAAATTTATTATATTTTATGGTTTTATTATGTTTTTTATATTTAATGCTCAAGGAAATCATGATCATTCAATGGCGTATACTGCAGGGATTTGTATGGTTGGGTATACAATGATGATGTACACAACGGCTTATGATGATAAAAATAATAGCGAAGTTCTTTTAAATAGCTTGCCTATTTCAAGAAGCAATATTGTACTTTCAAGATATCTTTCCATATTTATATTTGCTGGAGTTGGTGTATTGAGCATGATGATAGCAGGTTTCATATTAAAAAGCTTTCATCTTTTACATGTAAGTAAAATGATAGAATTTGAAGATTTGTTTGGAGCAATATTTGCATTATGTTTTATTTCATTTTTATATTTACCTATATATTTTAAGTATGGATATATAAAGGCTAAAATGTTTAACTTAATACTTTTTGCCATAGCTTTTGGAGTACCTATGCTTATTGGAACCCTTTTAAAGGAAACACAAAAACCATTGTGGATAGACAAGGGAATTCAGTTTTTAAGTAATCAGACTGATTTTGTAGTAGGGTTATTTTTTATAATGGTGATTATTACATTAGGAATAATATCTTTTGCATTTTCAATAATGATTTATAAGAGAAGGGAATTTTAA
- a CDS encoding ABC transporter ATP-binding protein, with translation MEHILELKNVTKKYKDFALNDISFTLDKGYIMGFIGPNGAGKSTTIKLIMNLLKKDSGEIKIFGLDHVKHEKEIKQRIGFIYDQNYFYDELTLKEMKNSISGCYKNWDNNLYNQYMKKFNLKEDRKVKELSKGMQMKFSLALALSHDAQLIIMDEPTSGLDPVFRSELLDILMEIIQNENKAIFFSTHITTDLEKIADYITFIHDGNLIFSKMKDEILENYKIVKGGKEILTEKLKENLIGIKNNKFGFKALTTQVSKLKKEYGEELVFDQATLDDIMLFAIRGSEQNV, from the coding sequence ATGGAGCATATTTTAGAACTAAAAAATGTTACTAAAAAATACAAGGATTTTGCATTAAATGATATATCATTTACCTTAGACAAAGGCTATATTATGGGATTTATAGGACCAAATGGTGCTGGAAAGAGTACAACGATAAAGCTCATAATGAATCTTTTAAAAAAGGATTCTGGAGAAATAAAGATTTTTGGTTTAGATCATGTGAAGCATGAGAAGGAGATCAAACAAAGAATAGGATTTATATATGATCAAAATTATTTTTATGATGAACTGACATTAAAGGAGATGAAAAATTCTATCTCTGGTTGTTATAAGAATTGGGATAATAATTTATATAACCAATATATGAAAAAATTTAATTTGAAAGAAGATAGAAAGGTTAAAGAATTATCAAAGGGAATGCAGATGAAATTTAGTTTGGCTCTTGCTTTATCTCATGATGCACAGTTGATTATCATGGATGAACCTACATCAGGATTGGATCCAGTTTTTAGGAGTGAGCTTTTGGATATATTGATGGAGATTATTCAAAATGAGAATAAAGCAATTTTTTTCTCTACTCACATTACTACAGATTTAGAAAAAATAGCAGATTATATTACTTTTATACATGATGGAAATTTGATTTTTTCAAAGATGAAAGATGAAATTTTGGAAAACTACAAAATAGTAAAGGGAGGGAAAGAAATTTTAACTGAAAAATTAAAAGAAAATTTAATAGGAATCAAAAATAATAAATTTGGTTTTAAAGCTTTAACAACACAAGTAAGTAAACTAAAAAAAGAGTATGGGGAAGAATTAGTTTTTGATCAAGCGACACTTGATGATATTATGCTTTTTGCTATTAGGGGGAGTGAACAAAATGTATAA